In a single window of the Veillonella sp. genome:
- the atpD gene encoding F0F1 ATP synthase subunit beta has translation MSNNIGKVVQVIGPVVDVRFDAGHLPSIYNAINIYHDHKAHDRQKIVVEVMQHLGDDTVRCVAMSSTDGMTRNMDAEDTGAAIAVPVGEGVLGRIFNVLGETVDHDPAPVVADEKWPIHRPAPKFDDLSPDTQILETGIKVVDLIAPYVKGGKIGLFGGAGVGKTVLIMELIHNVATEHGGYSVFSGVGERTREGNDLWNEMKESGVINKTALVYGQMNEPPGARMRVGLTGLTMAEYFRDVKKQDVLLFIDNIFRFIQAGSEVSALLGRMPSAVGYQPTLANDVGALQERITSTKEGSITSVQAVYVPADDLTDPAPAATFAHLDATTVLSRSIAELGIYPAVDPLDSTSRILDPHVLGEEHYAVARGVQEVLQKYRDLQDIIAILGMEELSDEDKLTVSRARKIQRFLSQPFFVAEVFTGSPGKYVPLSETLRGFREILDGKHDDLPEGAFYMVGTIDEAVQKAKEMQEKGE, from the coding sequence ATGAGTAATAATATTGGTAAAGTTGTGCAGGTCATTGGCCCAGTTGTAGACGTGCGCTTCGATGCTGGTCATTTGCCAAGCATCTACAACGCCATCAACATCTACCATGATCATAAGGCACATGATAGACAAAAAATTGTAGTAGAGGTTATGCAACACTTAGGTGATGATACTGTACGTTGCGTTGCGATGAGCTCTACTGACGGTATGACCCGTAATATGGATGCTGAAGATACTGGTGCTGCAATTGCCGTTCCTGTAGGTGAAGGTGTATTGGGTCGTATCTTTAACGTACTGGGTGAAACTGTGGACCATGATCCAGCTCCAGTTGTAGCTGACGAAAAATGGCCTATTCATCGTCCAGCACCTAAATTTGATGACCTTTCTCCAGATACACAAATCTTGGAAACAGGTATTAAGGTTGTTGACCTTATCGCTCCATATGTAAAAGGTGGTAAAATCGGTCTTTTCGGTGGTGCTGGTGTAGGTAAAACCGTATTGATCATGGAATTGATTCACAATGTTGCTACAGAGCACGGTGGTTACTCCGTATTCTCCGGCGTAGGCGAACGTACTCGTGAAGGTAACGACTTGTGGAATGAAATGAAAGAATCCGGCGTTATCAATAAAACGGCCCTCGTATATGGCCAAATGAATGAGCCACCTGGGGCTCGTATGCGCGTAGGTCTTACAGGCCTTACAATGGCTGAATACTTCCGTGACGTGAAGAAACAAGACGTGCTCTTGTTTATCGATAACATCTTCCGCTTTATCCAAGCGGGTTCTGAAGTATCTGCCCTCTTAGGTCGTATGCCATCTGCCGTAGGTTACCAACCTACATTGGCTAATGACGTAGGTGCTTTACAAGAACGTATTACATCTACAAAAGAAGGTTCCATTACTTCCGTACAAGCTGTATATGTACCAGCCGATGACTTGACTGACCCTGCTCCAGCAGCGACATTCGCTCACTTGGATGCAACAACAGTATTGTCTCGTTCCATTGCGGAACTTGGTATTTATCCAGCGGTGGATCCACTCGATTCTACAAGCCGTATTTTGGACCCACATGTACTTGGCGAAGAACACTATGCAGTAGCTCGTGGCGTACAAGAAGTATTGCAAAAATATCGCGATCTTCAAGATATTATCGCAATCCTTGGTATGGAAGAATTGTCTGACGAAGATAAATTGACTGTATCTCGCGCTCGTAAGATTCAACGTTTCTTGAGTCAACCATTCTTCGTAGCCGAAGTATTTACAGGTTCTCCTGGTAAATACGTACCATTGTCCGAAACATTGAGAGGCTTTAGAGAAATCCTTGATGGTAAACATGATGATTTGCCAGAAGGCGCATTCTACATGGTTGGTACCATTGATGAAGCCGTTCAAAAAGCAAAGGAAATGCAAGAGAAGGGGGAATAA
- a CDS encoding Fe-S-containing hydro-lyase: protein MAETIRINTEEYNEEFSRKLKVGDSVLITGKIYSARDAAHKVMTEALARGEKLPIDWTNKFVYYLGPTPAKPGDPIGSAGPTTSGRMDAYTPTMLDQGIKGMIGKGSRKPAVVESMKKNGCTYFAAVGGAAALIAKSIKKYEVLAYGELGPEALAELTVEDFPCIVVGDTEGNNFYEQGQKPYRKI, encoded by the coding sequence ATGGCTGAAACAATTCGCATTAATACTGAAGAATATAATGAAGAGTTTTCCCGTAAATTAAAAGTTGGTGATAGCGTACTTATCACTGGCAAAATTTACTCCGCTCGTGACGCTGCTCATAAAGTTATGACTGAAGCTTTAGCACGCGGTGAAAAATTACCAATCGATTGGACTAACAAATTCGTTTACTACCTTGGCCCAACACCTGCAAAACCTGGTGACCCAATTGGTTCCGCTGGTCCTACAACTTCTGGTCGTATGGACGCTTACACACCAACAATGCTTGATCAAGGTATCAAAGGCATGATCGGTAAAGGTTCCCGTAAACCAGCAGTAGTTGAATCCATGAAGAAAAATGGTTGCACATACTTCGCAGCAGTTGGTGGCGCTGCAGCATTGATTGCAAAATCCATCAAAAAATACGAAGTACTTGCTTATGGTGAACTTGGTCCAGAAGCTTTGGCTGAATTGACAGTTGAAGATTTCCCTTGCATCGTAGTTGGCGATACTGAAGGTAACAACTTCTACGAACAAGGTCAAAAACCTTACAGAAAAATCTAA
- a CDS encoding TIGR01440 family protein, with translation MTSVETIRQSVRTAMAELLDLAKVREGQLFVVGCSTSEVMGKKIGTDSHIDVAQVLFDEIYKAVKAKGLNLAVQCCEHINRALVMERSAVTWEEEVNVVPQRHAGGAMAVTAYERFEDPVMVEFIQADAGIDIGDTFIGMHMKHVTVPVRLSIKEIGGAHVTACRVRPKSIGGERAAYNEALM, from the coding sequence ATGACTTCTGTAGAAACTATTCGTCAGTCAGTGCGCACAGCGATGGCTGAATTACTCGATTTGGCAAAGGTTCGAGAAGGTCAATTATTCGTTGTGGGCTGTTCCACTAGCGAAGTTATGGGTAAGAAAATAGGTACTGATTCCCACATTGATGTGGCTCAGGTCTTATTTGATGAGATATATAAAGCAGTTAAAGCTAAAGGCCTTAATTTAGCTGTTCAATGCTGCGAACATATTAACCGTGCGCTTGTTATGGAACGTAGCGCGGTAACATGGGAGGAAGAGGTTAATGTAGTGCCTCAACGTCATGCAGGTGGAGCTATGGCTGTTACTGCTTATGAACGTTTTGAAGATCCAGTGATGGTTGAATTTATTCAAGCTGATGCTGGTATCGATATTGGGGATACTTTTATAGGCATGCATATGAAACATGTTACCGTACCAGTGCGCCTCAGCATTAAAGAAATTGGTGGGGCCCATGTAACAGCTTGTCGTGTTCGACCTAAGAGCATTGGTGGTGAACGTGCTGCATATAATGAAGCGTTGATGTAG
- the atpC gene encoding ATP synthase F1 subunit epsilon: protein MAEPMSLQIITPDAIVFEGKSTFFVGKAIDGQFGVLPNHAPMIIALDLAPLRIDQPDGTSRELAVFGGFCEIEHNKVSIVTPDCQDPSSIDVDRARRAKERAEGRLSNPTPDIDVERAEAALQRALLRLHVTKQL from the coding sequence ATGGCGGAACCTATGTCCCTACAGATCATCACACCTGATGCGATTGTCTTTGAAGGCAAGTCTACATTCTTTGTAGGCAAAGCCATCGATGGTCAATTTGGTGTTTTGCCAAATCATGCACCTATGATTATCGCATTAGATTTAGCGCCATTACGCATAGATCAACCAGATGGAACATCTCGTGAACTTGCCGTATTTGGTGGCTTCTGTGAAATCGAACATAATAAGGTGAGTATTGTAACCCCAGATTGCCAAGATCCATCATCCATTGATGTGGACCGTGCTCGTCGAGCTAAAGAACGTGCAGAAGGTCGGTTATCCAATCCTACACCAGATATCGATGTAGAACGCGCAGAAGCAGCATTGCAACGTGCATTATTGCGCCTGCATGTAACTAAACAACTATAA
- the sdaAB gene encoding L-serine ammonia-lyase, iron-sulfur-dependent subunit beta codes for MNSIFDIIGPVMIGPSSSHTAGAARLGKMARCIFRSTPKKVDLTLYGSFAKTYKGHGTDRALIGGLLGFKEDDTNIRVAHKLAEKEGMEYNFIESPLDVGHPNVVRFDMYDEHNRHMTVIGRSLGGGQIMITEVDGNDMSITGDEFTLVVFHEDRPGAISLVSQALSESDINIATMRVFRKGKHKDAVMVITTDTVVNPITVQFMRECPGIQDVMTFEAL; via the coding sequence ATGAATAGTATTTTTGATATTATAGGGCCTGTTATGATTGGCCCGTCTAGTTCGCATACAGCGGGTGCTGCGCGGCTAGGTAAGATGGCGCGGTGCATTTTCCGTTCCACACCTAAAAAGGTAGATTTAACCTTATATGGCTCTTTTGCTAAGACTTATAAAGGCCATGGTACAGACCGTGCCTTGATTGGGGGCTTATTAGGTTTTAAAGAGGATGATACGAATATTCGTGTTGCTCATAAATTAGCTGAAAAAGAGGGCATGGAGTATAACTTTATCGAGTCTCCTCTTGATGTAGGTCATCCTAATGTAGTTCGTTTTGATATGTACGATGAACATAATCGTCATATGACTGTGATTGGTCGATCTCTTGGTGGTGGTCAAATTATGATTACCGAAGTCGATGGCAATGATATGTCTATTACTGGCGATGAGTTTACTCTTGTTGTATTCCATGAAGATAGACCTGGCGCTATCTCTTTGGTGAGCCAAGCATTGAGTGAGTCCGATATTAATATCGCTACCATGCGCGTGTTTCGGAAGGGTAAGCACAAGGATGCAGTTATGGTCATTACTACCGATACGGTGGTAAATCCAATTACCGTTCAGTTTATGCGCGAGTGTCCAGGCATTCAAGATGTGATGACCTTTGAAGCGTTATAG
- a CDS encoding LPO_1073/Vpar_1526 family protein has translation MSNVIPYFVLAVVALGFFAICYAVFNRNDGESQANHEHRDRSVTKTNDEHHKEKSVNESKVGDVTVTHEGGTNVYTASIMDDNKDSEASESMVDHEDTSYNRRDGNQLHVENSSTGYSLALGHQAESTQTESVKPILEEQEPVQDSTVSGESIQQESASQEVPVSSPITPSMDETIVMPAVLDNRLQNVEHNATPLMDKTIVLDAVTDELRNRANSVEDTIAMGESVEALEADEAENLDVTQMIGGADEVQTAEGPSVLDETRLFDASEIEAQLAAASMVEEEVPTGQWAKAAHEDKCVELAIAPFVHAFGVLHGDTQHYVESITRDALAALNITKLAEVNALLDNIVIQEALMSMQKAYAATNTEWMKSAALGAFLDVVQSPKSSTPYLVAFDALRVLPHLTLGHFQVMALTLLLQYSRNSNNYGLIHFQHYVEKYIEPFISDLPQNNSFYRQLDYLRCTQEEREPITLAQVLSNSYPFVFNYRGFSKEELFRATDGHGVDPRYVVRSLNSNLYKLALVDESLAPRFFRQTRISDSMVQRDLIALMKSKPTAFRGQEARDIMDDISPVLLDLADVFDHTPMSKISLTLLGLYLGRAHVKATIGEEFDLSHWF, from the coding sequence ATGTCAAACGTAATACCGTATTTTGTATTAGCCGTTGTGGCGCTCGGATTTTTTGCTATTTGTTACGCCGTTTTTAATCGTAATGATGGTGAAAGCCAAGCGAATCATGAGCATCGTGATAGATCTGTTACTAAGACTAATGATGAACATCATAAAGAAAAATCGGTTAATGAATCCAAGGTTGGGGATGTAACGGTTACACATGAAGGTGGAACCAATGTATATACAGCCTCCATTATGGATGACAATAAGGATTCCGAAGCTTCTGAATCTATGGTGGATCATGAAGATACATCCTATAATCGACGAGATGGGAATCAATTACATGTTGAAAATTCCTCTACAGGATATTCATTAGCCTTAGGTCATCAAGCAGAGTCAACTCAGACAGAGTCTGTTAAACCAATCTTGGAAGAACAGGAACCTGTTCAAGATTCAACTGTTTCTGGTGAATCTATCCAACAAGAATCTGCTTCCCAAGAGGTGCCAGTATCTAGTCCAATAACACCTAGTATGGATGAAACTATTGTAATGCCGGCAGTTTTAGATAATAGACTTCAAAATGTTGAACATAATGCTACTCCATTGATGGATAAGACCATTGTTCTCGATGCCGTAACAGATGAACTTCGTAATCGTGCTAATTCCGTAGAGGATACGATTGCTATGGGCGAATCTGTAGAAGCATTAGAAGCTGATGAAGCTGAGAATTTAGATGTTACGCAAATGATTGGTGGTGCTGATGAGGTACAAACAGCAGAAGGTCCATCTGTATTGGATGAAACACGCTTGTTTGACGCTTCTGAAATAGAGGCGCAATTGGCGGCAGCTAGTATGGTTGAAGAAGAGGTACCTACAGGGCAATGGGCTAAAGCAGCACATGAAGATAAATGTGTTGAGTTGGCGATTGCACCATTTGTTCATGCTTTTGGTGTATTACATGGCGATACACAACATTATGTGGAATCTATTACAAGAGATGCGTTAGCAGCTCTTAATATTACCAAGTTAGCTGAAGTTAATGCGCTTCTAGACAATATTGTTATTCAAGAAGCATTAATGAGTATGCAAAAGGCGTATGCCGCTACGAATACAGAGTGGATGAAATCCGCTGCGTTAGGTGCATTCCTGGATGTAGTACAATCACCTAAGTCTAGTACTCCGTACCTTGTAGCCTTTGATGCATTACGCGTATTGCCACATTTAACGCTAGGTCATTTCCAAGTCATGGCATTGACCCTATTATTACAATACTCTAGAAACTCTAATAACTATGGATTGATTCACTTCCAACATTACGTAGAAAAATATATTGAGCCATTCATTTCTGATTTGCCTCAAAACAATTCTTTCTATCGTCAGCTAGATTACTTACGCTGTACGCAAGAGGAACGTGAACCAATTACATTAGCTCAAGTGTTATCCAATTCCTATCCATTTGTGTTTAACTATCGTGGCTTCTCCAAGGAGGAACTCTTCCGTGCTACTGATGGTCATGGCGTCGATCCACGCTATGTGGTGCGTAGCTTGAACTCTAATCTTTATAAATTGGCATTGGTTGACGAGTCTTTAGCACCTCGTTTCTTTAGACAAACTCGCATTTCTGATTCTATGGTTCAACGTGATCTCATTGCGCTTATGAAGAGTAAACCGACTGCTTTCAGAGGTCAAGAAGCACGTGATATTATGGATGATATTTCTCCAGTTCTATTAGATTTGGCGGATGTATTTGATCATACGCCGATGTCTAAAATCAGCTTAACCTTACTAGGTCTTTACTTAGGCCGAGCTCATGTGAAAGCAACTATTGGTGAAGAATTCGATTTATCTCATTGGTTCTAA
- the hcp gene encoding hydroxylamine reductase translates to MSMFCYQCEQSAAPGGCTVQGVCGKTAPVANLQDELTAALVGLARALDVKGQTKEGVDYLMRGLFMCVTNVNFSEDRVQEFIDEVNAYHAKIDSAAQNFDWEQLWKGEEDIVSLRSTLLLGMRGMAAYAWHAARLGFHDPEVDAWFIKGMVEFAKDHSAEEWLNLLMEFGQINLKCMAILDKANTETYGTPVPTTVPLTVEPGPFIVVTGHDLHDLNQLLEQTDGKGVNIYTHGEMLPCHAYPELKKHPQLKGNFGTAWQNQQKEFVDVPGAFLFTTNCIMPPKENYRANIFTTDMVGFDGCAHVEEKADGTKDFSAVIERAIELGGYKEAQEFTGINGGHEVTTGFGHGTVLGIADKVIDAVKSGAIKHFFLVGGCDGAKVGRNYYTEFVKQTPDDTVVLTLACGKFRFNDLNIGEIGGIPRILDMGQCNDAYSAIQVAVALAGAFECDVNDLPLTLVLSWYEQKAVCILLTLLALGIRNIYIGPSLPKFFSSNVLNILVEKFQLHPITTPEADMKAILG, encoded by the coding sequence ATGAGCATGTTCTGTTATCAATGCGAACAATCTGCAGCACCAGGCGGCTGTACTGTACAAGGTGTATGTGGTAAAACTGCACCAGTTGCTAATTTACAAGACGAATTAACTGCTGCTTTAGTTGGTTTAGCACGCGCTTTAGACGTAAAAGGCCAAACTAAAGAAGGCGTTGACTATTTAATGCGTGGTTTGTTCATGTGTGTAACAAACGTAAACTTCTCTGAAGACCGCGTTCAAGAATTCATCGACGAAGTAAATGCTTATCATGCAAAAATCGATAGCGCAGCTCAAAACTTCGATTGGGAACAATTGTGGAAAGGTGAAGAAGATATCGTATCCCTTCGTTCCACATTATTGTTAGGTATGCGTGGTATGGCTGCTTATGCATGGCATGCTGCACGCCTTGGTTTCCATGATCCTGAAGTTGATGCTTGGTTCATCAAAGGCATGGTAGAATTCGCTAAAGACCACAGTGCTGAAGAATGGTTGAACTTGTTGATGGAATTCGGCCAAATCAACTTGAAATGCATGGCTATTCTTGATAAAGCTAACACTGAAACATATGGTACTCCAGTACCAACTACAGTACCTTTGACTGTAGAACCAGGTCCTTTCATCGTTGTAACTGGTCATGACCTTCACGACTTGAATCAATTGTTGGAACAAACTGATGGTAAAGGTGTAAACATCTATACTCATGGTGAAATGTTACCTTGCCACGCTTACCCTGAATTGAAAAAACATCCTCAATTGAAAGGTAACTTCGGTACTGCATGGCAAAACCAACAAAAAGAATTCGTTGACGTTCCTGGCGCATTCTTGTTCACTACAAACTGCATTATGCCACCAAAAGAAAACTACAGAGCTAATATCTTCACTACAGATATGGTAGGTTTCGACGGCTGTGCACACGTAGAAGAAAAAGCTGATGGCACTAAAGACTTCTCCGCTGTTATTGAACGCGCAATCGAATTGGGCGGCTACAAAGAAGCTCAAGAATTCACTGGTATCAACGGTGGTCACGAAGTAACTACTGGTTTCGGTCATGGCACAGTATTGGGCATTGCTGATAAAGTAATCGACGCTGTAAAATCTGGCGCAATCAAACACTTCTTCTTAGTTGGTGGTTGTGACGGTGCTAAAGTAGGCCGTAACTACTACACAGAATTCGTAAAACAAACTCCAGATGATACTGTAGTATTGACATTGGCTTGTGGTAAATTCCGCTTCAACGACCTTAACATCGGTGAAATCGGTGGTATCCCTCGTATCCTTGATATGGGTCAATGTAACGATGCTTACTCCGCTATTCAAGTAGCAGTAGCTTTGGCTGGTGCATTTGAATGTGACGTAAACGACTTGCCATTAACATTGGTATTGTCCTGGTACGAACAAAAAGCAGTATGTATCTTGTTAACATTGTTGGCATTGGGTATCCGCAACATCTACATCGGACCTTCCTTGCCTAAATTCTTCTCCAGCAATGTATTGAACATTTTGGTAGAAAAATTCCAATTGCATCCAATTACAACTCCAGAAGCTGACATGAAAGCTATCTTGGGCTAA
- a CDS encoding fumarate hydratase, giving the protein MREIQVSEITKTVRQMCMDAAYHLPKDIYEGLKKGRETEESPVGCIVLDQIIKNAEIADAEDRPYCQDTGMTLVFLEVGQDVHFVGGDLKEAINEGVAQGYVEGYLRKSVVAEPLFNRKNTQNNTPAIIYIDIVPGDKVEINVELKGFGSENKSDVAMLVPADGVEGVKNAVLEIVKHAGPNPCPPIVLGVGIGGTMDQAAVMSKKALLRDISTPHKDPEYAKLEEEILEMVNKTGIGPQLGGTTTCIGVNIEWGATHIAGLPVAVTIMCHAARHKHVVL; this is encoded by the coding sequence TTGCGCGAGATTCAAGTATCTGAAATCACAAAAACAGTCCGTCAAATGTGTATGGACGCAGCTTACCACTTGCCAAAAGACATCTATGAAGGCTTGAAAAAAGGCCGTGAAACAGAAGAGTCTCCAGTTGGTTGCATCGTTCTCGATCAAATTATCAAAAATGCAGAAATTGCTGATGCTGAAGATCGTCCATACTGCCAAGATACTGGTATGACATTGGTATTCTTAGAAGTAGGTCAAGACGTACATTTTGTTGGTGGCGATCTTAAAGAAGCTATCAATGAAGGTGTTGCTCAAGGCTATGTAGAAGGTTACCTTCGTAAATCCGTTGTAGCAGAACCATTGTTCAACCGTAAAAATACTCAAAACAATACACCTGCAATCATCTACATCGATATCGTTCCTGGCGATAAAGTAGAAATCAACGTAGAACTTAAAGGTTTCGGTTCCGAAAACAAATCTGACGTAGCTATGTTGGTACCTGCAGATGGCGTTGAAGGCGTTAAAAATGCAGTTCTTGAAATCGTAAAACATGCTGGCCCTAACCCATGCCCTCCAATCGTACTTGGCGTAGGTATTGGTGGTACTATGGACCAAGCAGCTGTTATGTCCAAAAAAGCTTTGCTTCGCGATATTAGCACTCCTCACAAAGATCCTGAGTATGCAAAATTGGAAGAAGAAATTTTGGAAATGGTTAACAAAACTGGTATCGGTCCACAATTGGGCGGCACAACAACTTGTATCGGTGTAAACATCGAATGGGGTGCAACTCATATCGCCGGCCTTCCTGTTGCTGTTACTATTATGTGTCATGCTGCTCGTCATAAACACGTAGTACTTTAA
- a CDS encoding Crp/Fnr family transcriptional regulator yields MKQILSNDIINQYLPTLIHCPLFKKLGEPELRGYLHNAKVIVHSYKKNDFIALSGDPMEGIGVILEGSALLTRENVMGQRVIMANLEQSDIFGEALLFSKQPLWPATIKATKVTKIMFIPLETFIDTLPDCQQCQTKILSNLLEDLSEKAILLTRKVHYLTLKGMREKIFAYLTDIYKRQQSTTIHLPHNREQMAEVLNVSRTALSRELGRLRDEGIIDITGRTVTLKDIEGIEEFGFNSF; encoded by the coding sequence ATGAAGCAAATACTTTCAAACGATATTATCAACCAATATCTACCTACTCTTATACACTGTCCTCTATTCAAGAAATTAGGTGAGCCTGAATTAAGAGGCTATTTACATAATGCAAAGGTTATTGTACATAGCTATAAGAAAAACGATTTCATTGCCCTCTCTGGGGATCCTATGGAAGGTATCGGTGTTATTCTTGAAGGCAGTGCCTTGCTCACACGTGAAAATGTAATGGGCCAACGGGTCATCATGGCAAACCTTGAACAATCCGATATTTTTGGTGAAGCATTGCTATTTAGTAAACAACCACTATGGCCTGCTACTATTAAGGCTACAAAGGTAACCAAGATTATGTTCATCCCTCTCGAAACATTTATCGATACATTGCCAGATTGCCAACAATGCCAAACTAAAATCTTATCTAACCTATTAGAGGATTTATCTGAAAAGGCCATCCTTTTAACAAGAAAGGTTCATTACCTAACACTTAAAGGGATGCGCGAAAAGATTTTTGCATACTTAACAGATATTTATAAACGCCAACAATCTACAACAATTCATCTACCGCATAACCGCGAGCAAATGGCAGAGGTGCTAAACGTATCACGCACAGCACTTAGTCGTGAGCTCGGTCGACTTCGCGATGAAGGTATTATCGATATTACAGGTCGTACTGTAACGTTAAAAGATATTGAAGGAATTGAAGAATTTGGTTTTAATAGTTTCTAA
- the sdaAA gene encoding L-serine ammonia-lyase, iron-sulfur-dependent, subunit alpha has product MSYAYDTIADIIRLAEENNISFGDVVLRYELENYDRNEEAVIREIEHRLDIFEMSIQDGIAYTDKTASGMSGGQAAQLNGQAPRFMSDIAYKAMTYAIAVNEANAKMFRIVACPTAGSCGVMPGAVKAVADHYKLDRATMVKGFLAASGIGNVVANRACVAGAVGGCQAEIGTAACMAAGAIVEMMGGTPRQVGHAIALCMKNLLGLACDPVAGLVEVPCVKRNGFYAVHAITASELALMNIESQIPPDEVIEAMNNIGRAMPAALRETSDGGLAVTPTGTAIAERVQSL; this is encoded by the coding sequence ATGAGTTATGCATACGATACAATTGCAGATATTATTCGCTTAGCTGAGGAAAATAACATTTCCTTTGGCGATGTAGTACTGCGTTATGAATTAGAGAATTATGACCGCAATGAAGAGGCGGTTATTCGAGAAATTGAGCATCGCTTAGATATTTTTGAAATGTCTATCCAAGATGGTATTGCATATACTGATAAAACGGCATCTGGTATGTCCGGTGGTCAGGCGGCACAGCTTAATGGCCAAGCACCAAGATTTATGAGTGATATTGCGTACAAGGCGATGACTTATGCTATTGCTGTTAATGAAGCAAATGCAAAGATGTTCCGCATTGTTGCGTGCCCTACGGCTGGATCTTGTGGTGTTATGCCTGGCGCGGTGAAAGCAGTAGCGGACCATTACAAGCTAGATAGAGCAACTATGGTAAAGGGCTTCTTGGCTGCCTCTGGCATTGGCAATGTCGTAGCGAATCGCGCTTGTGTGGCCGGTGCCGTTGGCGGTTGCCAAGCAGAAATTGGTACGGCCGCTTGTATGGCTGCCGGTGCCATCGTAGAAATGATGGGTGGTACGCCTCGTCAAGTAGGCCATGCTATCGCATTGTGTATGAAAAACTTATTGGGCCTTGCCTGTGATCCAGTAGCAGGGCTTGTAGAGGTACCGTGCGTCAAACGTAATGGTTTCTATGCAGTTCATGCCATTACTGCATCTGAATTGGCTTTGATGAATATTGAAAGTCAAATTCCACCAGATGAAGTTATTGAAGCAATGAATAATATCGGGCGCGCTATGCCAGCAGCATTGCGTGAAACAAGTGATGGCGGCCTTGCGGTAACACCGACGGGTACAGCTATTGCAGAACGAGTGCAATCCTTATAG